Part of the Streptomyces sp. RFCAC02 genome is shown below.
GCGGGGGCGCCGCCCCGGCGTCAGCGACGACGGCAGGCCCTCCTCCAGCCACGTCATCTGCAGCCGCGACCCGAGGGGGAACCCGAGACCGGGCACCACCGGGCTGGACTGGAGCCAGCCGCCGCTGGGCGTGGCGGACACCATGTTCCCCCAGCGGTCCACCACGTCCACATGGCACGTGTCGCCGCGCGTCTCGCCCGTGCGCGCCACGGTCGGCTCGCCGGAACCCGGCGCCGCCGGAACGCCCGGCACGCCGTCCCGCACGTACGCGGCCAGCCGGGGCGTACGGCCGCCGGGGCTGCCGGGACGCAGCTCGAACGAGGCCCGCTCGCCGATCAGCGCGCGCCGCGCGTCGTTGTACGCGGGTGACAGCAGGTCGTCCAGCGGCACGTCCGCCGCGTCCCCGTACCACGCCTCCCGGTCCGCCATGGCGAGCTTGCTGCCCTCGACCAGGGTGTGCACGTAGTCGGGGGAGCCGTACGACGCGGCGTCGATCCCGTCGTCGAGCAGCGCCAACTGCTGCGGCAGCGCCGGGCCCTGCGTCCACGGCCCGGCCTTCGCGATCGTCCAGCCCCGCCACTCGTACAGCAGCGGGTCCTCGTAGGCGGCGGACCAGCCCGCCAGGTCGTCGCCGGTCAGGACGCCCGCGTGCCGCCGCCCGGAGGAGTCCATCGCGGGCCGCGCCGCGTGCGCCGCCAGCGCCTCGCCGATGAACCCCTCGCGCCACACGCGCCGCGCCGCGTCGATCACGGCCTCCCGCGACCCGCCGCCGGCGGCCGACGCCTCCGCGAGGAGCCGCCGCCAGGTCGCGGCCAGGTCCGGGTTGCGGAACAGCTCGCCCGGCGCGGGCGACCTGCCGCCCGGCAGGTACACCTCGGCGGACGACGTCCACTCCTCGGTGAACAGTTCCCGCACGCTCTCCACGGTCGCCCCGACGCGCTCCACGACGGGGTGGCCGCCCTCGGCGTAACCGATGGCGTGGTCCAGCACGTCGGCGAGGCCGCGCGTGCCGTGGTCCCGCAGCAGCACGAGCCACGCGTCGAACGCCCCGGGGACGACGGCGGCGAGCGGCCCGGTGCCGGGCACCAGGTCGAGGCCGAGGCCCCGGTAGTGCGCGATGGTCGCGCCCGCCGGGGCGGGACCCTGCCCGCACAGCACCCGGACCGGGCCGCCGGCGGGCGCGAGGATGATCGGCGCGTCGCCCGCCGGGCCGTTGAGGTGCGGCTCGACGACATGCAGCACGAACGCGGCGGCCACAGCGGCGTCGAAGGCGTTGCCGCCCCGCTCCAGCTCCGCCATGGCGGACTGGGACGCCAGCCAGTGCGTGCTGGAGACCATGCCGAACGTGCCCTGGAGCGTGGGACGGGTGGTGAACATGCGCCGGATCATACGTCTTTCGTACGAGCTGGGCGATGGGCGGCGCAGGTCAGGCCGGTTCCCAGGCGCAGCCGCTCGTCTCGAAGTACGCACCCTCGGCGACGGTGACGCGGGCCGGGCCGTCCGGCATGCCGTTGGCGAGGACCGCGTCGAAGCCGCCGCCGGGATCGCTCGTGAGGGTCCACCGGCACAGGGGCGCGAGAACGCCGGCGGCCGGGCCTGCGGTCCGGTACTCGCCGGGGGCGATGTCCTCGCCGACGAGGTAGACGCCGGGGCCGAACGACGCGCCCGAGTCCGCCGGTTCGCCGGCCGGCTCCGGCGTCTCCTCGGCCGCCGCGGGGGCCGGGGCCGTCCACGCCCCCGCGGTGAGCGACTGTTCGGCGGCGCCCCCGCCGTCCTCCGTCCCGCCGGGCACGCCGATGGCCGCGCCGACGGCGAGGCAGAGGACCCCGACCGCGCCGTGCGTCAGGATGCTCCTCCGCAGGCCCGGCCGGGCGGGGCGTGCCGCGGGTGCGGTCGGCTCGGAACTCGGCATGCGATCCCCTCACATGACGCGCTGCGGATGGTCGGACGGTGTGGGGGAAAACGATCCTGCCGCATCCGTGCGCCGATGACGAGGGACGTGCGGGTGTCGGGTGGCAGACGGGCGGGCGTACGCCGCCGTGGCGTGTGACATGTACGCGCGGCGGTCTGGCCGTCGTGGCGGAGGGAGGTCTAGCCTCCTGTGTGGGAGCGCTCCCATGGTCGGCTGGGAGAGCCACCGAGGCCCCCACACCCAAGCTGGAGGAAACCCCCATGCATCCTTCCCGCGCACTGCCCCGCTCCTGGCGCGTCCCCGCCGCGCTCACCGCCGCGCTCGCGCTCGTCGCCGCCGGGGCCGCCGCCTCGGCGTCCGCCGCCCCGACGGCCGCCTGCACGGCCGACGGCTTCTGCGAGGACTTCGAGTCCCAGACCGGCACCCAGCCGGCCGGCCGCTGGGCCACGGAGTTCCCCGACTGCTCCGGCACCGGCACGGCGGCCATCGACAGCGCGGTGGCCCACGACGGAACCCGGTCCG
Proteins encoded:
- a CDS encoding gamma-glutamyltransferase, with product MFTTRPTLQGTFGMVSSTHWLASQSAMAELERGGNAFDAAVAAAFVLHVVEPHLNGPAGDAPIILAPAGGPVRVLCGQGPAPAGATIAHYRGLGLDLVPGTGPLAAVVPGAFDAWLVLLRDHGTRGLADVLDHAIGYAEGGHPVVERVGATVESVRELFTEEWTSSAEVYLPGGRSPAPGELFRNPDLAATWRRLLAEASAAGGGSREAVIDAARRVWREGFIGEALAAHAARPAMDSSGRRHAGVLTGDDLAGWSAAYEDPLLYEWRGWTIAKAGPWTQGPALPQQLALLDDGIDAASYGSPDYVHTLVEGSKLAMADREAWYGDAADVPLDDLLSPAYNDARRALIGERASFELRPGSPGGRTPRLAAYVRDGVPGVPAAPGSGEPTVARTGETRGDTCHVDVVDRWGNMVSATPSGGWLQSSPVVPGLGFPLGSRLQMTWLEEGLPSSLTPGRRPRTTLSPSLALRGGEPVLAFGTPGGDQQDQWQTHFFLAVTLRPEVRGGLDLQGAIDAPNWHQDSFPSSFYPRATVPGSVTVESRVGEDTVAELRRRGHLVTVGDPWSEGRLCAVARDPETGRLSAAANPRGMQGYAVGR